In Caproicibacterium amylolyticum, a genomic segment contains:
- a CDS encoding type I restriction endonuclease subunit R translates to MMTEVQFESELTDYLSSESSNVRGDTEESVGTFLSKGVMSWKYEKGIKTTEQLWDNFKKILEKHNQDTLEYPLSVVEFNQVKRIISDLKTPYQAGQFLYGLNGVSQIEIDLDDGRHVFLTVFDQQQIGAGDTIYQVVNQIARPAKIIGKQARRFDTTLLVNGLPMIQIEEKKDTHDVNEALNQMKQYIDENQYSDIFSTLQILVAVTPNDVRYMANTTAETFNKDFAFHWQRKSDNGIVRNWKEFAHSMLNIPMAHQMATNFMILDGTKNRQSLKVMRPYQVYATQKVITELKKIDFSMGTNKVGYIWHTTGSGKTITSFKTAWTASRMPGIDKVVFVVDRIALTKQTSENYKAYDPDASEENVGVIRDTNNTTDLSRKLKSNDNNIIVTSVQKLEKLIKRKSFKSPKKNIVFIVDEAHRSTGGDSFQAIQKAFEHSAWVGYTGTPMFDETTTGLRTEDIFGPLLHAYTIREAIADRNVLGFKVDFETTINKEQIKKEYLPVFYREHHSGWSDEQIQNKIDNLMPEDMDDAVEPSFYDENKEHIKLVVEDIFKKWRNRSNDGKYNALLTTHVGGGKASTPMAMMYFREFQRVNEEHRKSGGLILKVAVTFSMNTSNSDSMLETNKDLFEAMDAYNKEFGTKFGMDDVSGYTQDVTSRLNRTTSDGNFLDLVIVVDQLLTGFDAPELNTLYVDRTLKGAGLIQAYSRTNRIADMQDKPWGHIVNYRWPAQNEKLMNNALAIYSNKDSAKLSEEEQRKANQKSGVIAEPFETVFNKQKEVVKQLRELTSAFQQIPQSEKKEEEMFALLQEYNRGMAKLKQYGPDTVFGQPVGFDYTNPDELTAKLGMTSEEEQTLTVVLANELKQRIAKKKNIPVYQIELKMTHVKDIQVNYDYLTELLEKLLNQVHDNEMEEAKDTKKDIDRFALTLENRAYAKQINNASAAILKKQYPPKDSGFVYPIRLKNSEDVIRNANNISIDRLFLDFRVKWGIADIITSVQMRELFSQHHYGKQDLDDMNEITDIVSKACQQYKELAHDGKIQAMSRIKYRNSLRKAIYDLADGQVEYEIQ, encoded by the coding sequence ATGATGACAGAAGTACAGTTTGAATCTGAACTTACAGATTATTTAAGCAGCGAGTCAAGTAACGTCAGAGGTGATACAGAAGAATCAGTAGGCACTTTTCTTAGTAAAGGTGTTATGTCATGGAAATATGAAAAAGGAATCAAAACAACGGAACAGCTCTGGGATAACTTTAAGAAAATTCTTGAAAAACACAATCAAGACACGCTGGAATACCCACTCAGTGTTGTGGAATTCAATCAGGTAAAACGAATTATATCTGACCTAAAAACACCGTATCAGGCGGGACAGTTCCTCTATGGCTTGAATGGAGTCTCCCAAATAGAAATTGACTTGGATGATGGCCGACATGTGTTTTTAACAGTGTTTGACCAACAGCAGATAGGGGCCGGTGACACGATTTATCAGGTGGTAAATCAAATAGCGCGTCCAGCTAAAATTATTGGGAAACAGGCCAGAAGATTTGACACAACTTTGCTTGTAAATGGTTTGCCAATGATACAGATTGAAGAAAAGAAAGACACCCACGACGTAAATGAAGCGTTGAATCAGATGAAGCAGTATATAGATGAGAATCAGTACAGCGATATCTTTTCAACACTGCAGATTTTAGTGGCAGTTACTCCAAACGATGTGCGTTATATGGCGAACACGACTGCTGAAACTTTTAACAAAGACTTTGCGTTTCACTGGCAGAGAAAGAGTGATAATGGAATTGTGCGGAATTGGAAAGAGTTTGCACATTCCATGCTGAATATTCCAATGGCACATCAGATGGCGACGAACTTTATGATTTTGGATGGAACGAAAAATAGGCAGTCCTTAAAAGTAATGCGGCCGTATCAGGTGTATGCAACGCAGAAAGTTATTACGGAATTGAAAAAAATTGACTTTAGCATGGGAACAAATAAAGTCGGTTATATTTGGCATACAACCGGTTCCGGAAAAACAATCACAAGTTTTAAAACAGCATGGACGGCCAGTCGTATGCCCGGCATTGACAAAGTCGTCTTTGTTGTGGACCGTATTGCGCTGACAAAACAGACGAGCGAAAATTACAAAGCATATGACCCGGATGCCAGTGAGGAAAATGTTGGCGTAATTCGTGACACAAATAATACAACAGACTTGAGCCGAAAATTAAAGAGCAATGATAATAACATTATTGTGACATCTGTGCAGAAACTTGAAAAACTCATCAAACGGAAATCTTTTAAATCACCAAAGAAAAACATTGTGTTTATTGTGGATGAAGCGCACCGTTCCACCGGCGGTGACAGTTTTCAAGCAATACAAAAAGCGTTTGAACATTCCGCATGGGTTGGTTATACTGGTACGCCGATGTTTGACGAAACAACAACGGGACTCAGAACGGAAGACATTTTTGGACCGCTGCTGCATGCTTATACAATCCGTGAGGCGATAGCCGACAGAAATGTGCTTGGTTTTAAAGTCGATTTTGAAACGACCATCAACAAAGAGCAGATAAAAAAAGAGTATCTTCCGGTTTTTTACCGAGAACATCACAGTGGCTGGAGCGATGAACAGATTCAAAACAAAATTGACAATCTGATGCCGGAAGATATGGATGATGCTGTTGAACCGAGTTTTTATGATGAGAACAAAGAACATATAAAATTGGTCGTTGAAGACATTTTTAAAAAGTGGAGAAACCGTTCCAATGACGGCAAATATAATGCTTTGCTTACAACACACGTCGGCGGAGGAAAAGCAAGTACACCTATGGCGATGATGTACTTCAGAGAATTTCAGCGGGTAAATGAAGAACACCGGAAAAGCGGCGGACTGATACTGAAAGTCGCGGTTACATTTAGCATGAATACGTCAAATAGTGACAGCATGCTGGAAACAAACAAAGACCTGTTTGAGGCAATGGATGCATACAACAAAGAATTTGGTACGAAATTCGGCATGGATGATGTTTCCGGCTATACGCAGGATGTTACAAGCCGTCTGAACAGGACAACGAGTGACGGAAATTTTCTTGACTTGGTGATTGTAGTGGACCAGCTGCTTACAGGATTTGATGCGCCGGAATTAAATACACTTTATGTAGACAGAACACTGAAAGGTGCCGGTCTGATACAGGCATATTCCAGAACAAATAGAATTGCGGATATGCAGGACAAACCGTGGGGTCATATTGTGAATTATCGGTGGCCGGCTCAGAATGAAAAACTGATGAACAACGCACTTGCAATCTATTCGAATAAGGATTCTGCTAAGTTGTCCGAAGAGGAACAACGCAAAGCAAACCAAAAAAGCGGTGTGATTGCTGAACCGTTTGAAACAGTATTTAACAAGCAGAAAGAAGTAGTCAAACAATTAAGAGAACTTACCAGTGCATTTCAGCAAATTCCACAGTCAGAAAAGAAAGAAGAGGAAATGTTTGCGCTGCTGCAGGAATACAACCGAGGTATGGCAAAGTTAAAGCAATATGGTCCAGACACAGTGTTCGGGCAGCCGGTTGGTTTTGATTATACCAATCCCGACGAACTTACTGCAAAATTAGGCATGACAAGCGAAGAGGAGCAAACGCTTACAGTTGTTTTAGCAAATGAATTAAAACAGCGCATTGCAAAGAAAAAGAACATTCCTGTTTACCAGATCGAACTGAAAATGACGCACGTCAAAGATATACAAGTTAATTACGATTATCTGACAGAATTACTTGAAAAATTGTTGAATCAAGTGCATGATAATGAAATGGAAGAGGCGAAAGACACCAAAAAGGATATTGACCGGTTCGCACTGACGCTGGAAAATCGTGCATATGCAAAGCAGATTAACAACGCGTCTGCCGCAATTCTCAAAAAGCAGTACCCGCCAAAGGATTCCGGCTTCGTTTACCCGATTCGTCTGAAAAACAGTGAAGATGTTATTCGCAATGCGAACAATATCAGCATTGACCGGCTGTTTTTGGATTTTCGGGTAAAGTGGGGCATTGCCGATATTATAACCAGTGTGCAGATGAGAGAATTGTTTTCTCAGCACCATTATGGCAAACAGGATTTGGATGACATGAACGAAATTACGGATATCGTCAGTAAAGCGTGCCAGCAGTACAAAGAGCTTGCGCACGATGGAAAAATCCAAGCAATGTCACGCATCAAGTACCGCAACAGCCTGCGCAAAGCCATTTATGACCTTGCAGACGGACAAGTGGAGTATGAAATACAGTAA
- a CDS encoding restriction endonuclease subunit S, whose protein sequence is MDEKKRNVPKIRFPGFTDEWEQRKLSEMCGTFEYGLNAAAKEFDGKNKYIRITDIDDASREFLLSDLSSPDICLDGMSKYLLSSGDIVFARTGASVGKTYIYRENDGIVYFAGFLIRAKVNQDNDAEFVFQSTLSPSYEKYIRITSQRSGQPGVNAQEYGEYDLFAPSKEEQQRIGHFLRGIDNLITLHQRKLDHLKELKKGLLQKMFPKNGASVPEIRFPGFTDAWEQRKVREIADRYDNLRIPVASNLRTAGSTPYYGANGIQDYVEGFTHDGEFVLVAEDGANDLKNYPVKCVKGRIWVNNHAHVLQGKQETTDNRFLAYAISQADIESILVGGSRAKLNAETLMEVELLLPSKDEQIEIGNYIVRIDRLITLHQRKLDHLKELKKGLLQQMFV, encoded by the coding sequence ATGGACGAAAAAAAAAGGAATGTTCCAAAGATACGGTTTCCTGGTTTTACTGACGAGTGGGAACAGCGTAAGTTATCTGAAATGTGCGGTACTTTTGAGTATGGACTTAACGCAGCCGCTAAGGAGTTTGACGGAAAAAACAAATACATCAGAATCACGGATATTGATGATGCCAGCAGAGAGTTCTTGCTTTCTGATCTTTCGTCCCCTGATATTTGCCTTGATGGTATGTCGAAATATCTACTCTCAAGCGGAGATATTGTCTTTGCACGAACTGGTGCAAGTGTCGGAAAAACCTACATTTACAGGGAAAACGACGGCATTGTGTACTTTGCAGGTTTCCTTATTCGGGCAAAAGTCAATCAGGACAATGATGCAGAATTTGTTTTTCAAAGCACCCTTTCGCCGAGCTATGAGAAGTATATTCGTATTACCTCGCAGCGATCTGGACAGCCGGGTGTAAACGCACAAGAGTACGGTGAGTACGACTTGTTCGCCCCGTCAAAAGAGGAACAGCAAAGAATTGGACACTTCCTGCGAGGTATTGACAACCTTATCACCCTTCATCAGCGTAAGTTAGACCACCTGAAAGAACTGAAAAAAGGGCTGCTGCAGAAAATGTTTCCGAAAAATGGTGCAAGCGTTCCGGAAATACGTTTTCCCGGATTTACTGACGCATGGGAACAGCGTAAGGTTAGAGAAATAGCAGACAGATATGATAATCTCCGTATTCCGGTTGCGTCAAATCTGAGAACGGCAGGCTCCACACCATATTATGGAGCAAACGGAATACAAGATTATGTTGAGGGATTTACGCACGATGGTGAGTTCGTTCTTGTAGCAGAGGACGGAGCTAATGACTTGAAGAACTATCCTGTGAAATGCGTTAAAGGGCGCATTTGGGTTAATAATCACGCTCATGTCTTGCAAGGAAAGCAAGAAACCACTGACAATCGCTTCCTTGCTTATGCGATAAGTCAAGCTGATATTGAATCCATTCTGGTGGGTGGAAGTCGTGCAAAACTGAACGCAGAAACACTTATGGAAGTGGAATTGCTCTTGCCATCAAAGGATGAACAAATTGAAATTGGCAATTATATCGTTCGCATCGACCGCCTTATCACCCTTCATCAGCGTAAGTTAGACCACCTAAAAGAACTGAAAAAAGGGCTGTTGCAGCAAATGTTTGTATAA